In one Pseudoliparis swirei isolate HS2019 ecotype Mariana Trench chromosome 23, NWPU_hadal_v1, whole genome shotgun sequence genomic region, the following are encoded:
- the cbx4 gene encoding E3 SUMO-protein ligase CBX4: MELPAAGEHVFAVEGIEKKRIRKGKIEYLVKWRGWSPKYNTWEPEENILDPRLLVAFQHRERQEQLLGYRKRGPKPKHLLLQVPSFARRSCIPAGFEESSQDAEAILKPDPVPVQRPQPQQYQLNSKKHHQYQPNSQEVPADQPTNGKKKFIYQLNSKKHHHYEPDPSMYDAQASRLKEVVKVQEPASKPTNPGWNLPLALQQKWVRDKDTGCLSKVKEMAVEVMKPAVKDAESEHALKPNPKDATLPSAVSSKMKIIKNKNKNGRIVIVMSKYMDSNKAHGAKGKHGESSSEVKPQNTKPSDNNPAHTTKMVEHPENGLPKELCNGSSLPAAEHPIKCSPKDRHFSKPSPSTAEEYNTEVARGQADLPDDLPLQLTASSPLTSWSVDNNIPTPTSVDQIRIPSFPNDRKRKLSDPAEDRSVSKTYLTSRSFSVPSTVATPPQDKPMDLHCSGPRHSSTFTYEVVDSGSQEEPMDLSCPKNKKQAETEVAPEAEPVVTNTTRVIEDTQTSAEKSTEAPLKDISPFMGNIIITDITTNSLTVTFKEFVSF; this comes from the exons ATGGAGCTCCCTGCCGCCGGAGAGCACGTCTTTGCGGTGGAGGGCATCGAAAAGAAGCGCATCCGCAAG GGCAAGATCGAGTACCTGGTCAAGTGGCGAGGCTGGTCTCCGAA ATACAACACATGGGAGCCGGAGGAAAACATCCTTGACCCGCGCCTCCTCGTCGCGTTTCAACACAG AGAGAGGCAAGAGCAGCTGTTGGGATATCGCAAACGGGGGCCAAAACCCAAACATCTTTTACTCCAG GTACCCTCCTTTGCCAGAAGATCCTGTATCCCTGCAGGTTTCGAAGAATCATCTCAGGATGCAGAGGCTATCCTCAAGCCCGACCCCGTCCCGGTCCAGCGGCCCCAGCCTCAACAGTACCAGCTCAACAGCAAGAAGCACCATCAGTACCAGCCCAACAGCCAGGAGGTCCCCGCTGACCAGCCAACAAATGGCAAGAAGAAGTTCATCTACCAGCTCAACAGCAAAAAGCACCACCACTATGAGCCTGACCCGAGCATGTACGACGCACAGGCTTCCAGGCTAAAGGAAGTGGTCAAGGTTCAGGAACCCGCCAGTAAACCCACAAATCCTGGCTGGAACTTACCGCTGGCCCTGCAGCAGAAGTGGGTTcgagacaaagacacaggctGCTTGAGCAAAGTGAAAGAGATGGCAGTGGAGGTGATGAAACCGGCTGTGAAAGATGCTGAGAGCGAACACGCCCTTAAACCCAATCCTAAAGACGCAACCCTGCCGAGCGCCGTGAGCAGCAAAATGAAGATAatcaagaacaaaaacaagaatgGACGTATTGTTATTGTCATGAGCAAATATATGGACAGCAACAAGGCTCATGGAGCCAAGGGTAAACACGGGGAGTCTTCCAGCGAAGTGAAACCCCAAAACACCAAACCGTCGGACAACAATCCAGCACACACAACCAAAATGGTGGAGCACCCGGAGAACGGTCTCCCAAAAGAGCTCTGTAACGGCAGCTCCCTCCCGGCTGCAGAGCATCCTATAAAGTGTTCCCCAAAGGACAGACACTTCTCCAAACCGTCACCAAGCACAGCAGAGGAATACAACACCGAGGTGGCTCGCGGTCAGGCCGACTTACCGGATGATCTTCCCCTTCAGCTGACCGCTAGCTCACCGCTTACGTCCTGGTCCGTCGACAACAACATCCCGACCCCGACGTCCGTGGACCAGATCAGGATTCCTTCTTTTCCCAACGACCGCAAGCGGAAGCTCTCGGATCCCGCTGAGGACAGGAGCGTCTCCAAAACCTACCTGACTTCCAGAAGCTTCAGCGTCCCCAGCActgtggccacgccccctcaggaCAAACCGATGGACCTCCACTGTAGCGGCCCCCGCCACAGCAGCACATTTACATACGAGGTTGTGGACTCTGGCAGCCAGGAGGAGCCGATGGATCTCAGCTGCCCAAAGAATAAGAAGCAGGCGGAGACGGAAGTAGCGCCGGAGGCCGAGCCTGTCGTCACAAACACGACTCGCGTAATAGAAGACACGCAGACGTCCGCGGAGAAATCGACAGAAGCACCTCTTAAAGATATCTCCCCTTTTATGGGAAATATCATAATCACTGACATTACAACAAACAGTCTCACTGTCACATTCAAGGAATTTGTTTCTTTCTGA